A portion of the Bacillus thuringiensis genome contains these proteins:
- the bfmBAB gene encoding 3-methyl-2-oxobutanoate dehydrogenase subunit beta, protein MAVMSYIDAITLAMREEMERDEKVFVLGEDVGKKGGVFKATHGLYDQFGEDRALDAPLAESAIAGVAIGAAMYGMRPIAEMQFADFIMPAVNQIVSEAAKIRYRSNNDWTCPVTIRAPFGGGVHGALYHSQSVEAMFANQPGLKIVIPSTPYDAKGLLKAAIRDEDPVLFFEHKRAYRLIKGEVPEDDYVLPIGKADVKREGDDITVITYGLCVHFALQAAEKLAQDGISAHILDLRTVYPLDKEAIIEAASKTGKVLLVTEDNKEGSIMSEVAAIIAENCLFDLDAPIARLAGPDVPAMPYAPTMEKFFMVNPDKVEKAMRELAEF, encoded by the coding sequence ATGGCTGTAATGTCTTATATTGATGCTATTACATTAGCAATGCGCGAAGAAATGGAACGCGATGAAAAAGTATTCGTTTTAGGAGAAGATGTTGGTAAAAAAGGTGGCGTATTTAAAGCGACACACGGTTTGTATGATCAATTTGGTGAAGATCGTGCGCTTGATGCACCGCTTGCAGAATCTGCAATTGCTGGGGTAGCAATTGGTGCAGCAATGTATGGTATGCGTCCAATCGCTGAAATGCAGTTTGCTGATTTCATCATGCCAGCAGTAAACCAAATTGTTTCTGAGGCAGCAAAAATTCGTTATCGTTCTAATAATGATTGGACTTGTCCAGTTACAATCCGTGCACCATTTGGTGGGGGTGTTCACGGTGCATTGTATCATTCACAATCTGTAGAAGCGATGTTTGCAAACCAACCAGGTTTAAAAATCGTTATCCCTTCTACACCATATGATGCAAAAGGCTTATTAAAAGCAGCCATTCGTGATGAAGATCCAGTATTATTCTTCGAACATAAACGTGCATATCGTTTAATTAAAGGTGAAGTGCCAGAGGATGACTACGTATTACCAATCGGAAAAGCAGATGTAAAACGTGAAGGTGATGATATTACAGTTATCACGTACGGATTATGTGTTCATTTTGCTCTTCAAGCAGCTGAAAAGTTAGCACAAGATGGCATCTCTGCACACATTCTTGATTTACGTACTGTATATCCATTAGATAAAGAAGCAATCATTGAAGCGGCTTCTAAAACAGGTAAAGTTCTTCTTGTAACAGAAGACAATAAAGAAGGAAGCATTATGAGTGAAGTGGCAGCAATTATTGCTGAAAACTGTCTATTTGATCTAGATGCGCCAATCGCACGTCTTGCAGGTCCAGACGTTCCAGCAATGCCATATGCACCAACAATGGAAAAATT
- the lpdA gene encoding dihydrolipoyl dehydrogenase: protein MAKEYDLVIVGGGTGGYVAAIRASQLGLKTALVEKENLGGTCLHKGCIPSKALLRSAEVYATAKKSEEFGVIASNVELNFAKVQERKEKIVTQLHKGVQHLMKQGKIDVFEGIGRILGPSIFSPMPGTISVELASGEENEMLIPKNVLVATGSRPNSLPGLELDGEYVMSSDHALKMETLPSSIIIVGGGVIGIEWASMLADFGVEVTVLEYAKTILPLEDQDVSKEMQRLFKKKGIKVVTGAKVLPETLVKDNGVTIQAEHNGENKEFKAEKMLVSVGRQANTQNIGLENTDIVVEKGYIQTNEFYQTKESHIYAIGDVIGGLQLAHVASHEGIAAVEHIAGKEVTPIDYSMVSKCVYSSPEVASVGLTEQEAKEKGYKLKVGKFSFRAIGKALVYGESDGFVKLVVDEETNDILGVHMIGPHVTDMISEAGLARVLDATPWEVAHTIHPHPSLSEAIGEAALAVDGRALHA, encoded by the coding sequence ATGGCAAAAGAATATGATTTAGTCATCGTTGGCGGCGGTACTGGTGGATATGTTGCTGCAATTCGTGCATCACAATTAGGGTTAAAAACAGCACTAGTCGAAAAAGAAAATCTTGGTGGTACTTGTTTACACAAAGGATGTATTCCTAGTAAAGCTCTTTTACGTAGTGCGGAAGTATATGCAACTGCTAAAAAAAGCGAGGAGTTCGGAGTTATCGCAAGCAATGTAGAACTAAACTTTGCGAAAGTACAAGAACGTAAAGAGAAGATTGTAACGCAGCTTCATAAAGGCGTTCAACATTTAATGAAACAAGGTAAAATTGATGTGTTTGAAGGTATTGGCCGTATTCTTGGCCCGTCTATTTTCTCTCCTATGCCAGGGACAATTTCGGTTGAACTTGCAAGTGGAGAAGAGAATGAAATGTTAATTCCAAAAAATGTACTTGTTGCAACAGGTTCTCGTCCAAATTCATTACCGGGTTTAGAATTAGATGGAGAATACGTAATGTCTTCAGATCATGCCCTAAAAATGGAAACGCTTCCTAGTTCGATTATTATCGTTGGTGGCGGTGTAATCGGTATTGAGTGGGCATCTATGCTTGCTGACTTCGGTGTAGAAGTTACAGTATTAGAGTATGCGAAAACGATATTACCACTAGAAGATCAGGACGTTTCAAAAGAAATGCAACGTCTATTCAAGAAAAAAGGTATTAAAGTGGTAACTGGTGCAAAAGTATTACCAGAAACATTGGTAAAAGATAATGGAGTAACAATCCAAGCTGAACATAACGGTGAGAATAAAGAATTTAAAGCTGAAAAAATGCTTGTATCTGTAGGAAGACAAGCGAATACACAAAATATTGGCTTAGAGAACACAGATATCGTTGTGGAAAAAGGATACATTCAAACAAATGAGTTTTATCAAACGAAAGAATCGCATATTTACGCAATTGGAGATGTAATCGGTGGTTTGCAACTTGCTCACGTTGCTTCTCATGAAGGGATTGCTGCAGTAGAACATATTGCAGGGAAAGAAGTTACACCAATTGATTACTCTATGGTATCAAAATGCGTATATAGCAGTCCAGAAGTTGCTTCTGTCGGTTTAACAGAACAAGAAGCGAAAGAAAAAGGCTATAAGTTAAAAGTAGGTAAGTTCTCATTCCGCGCAATCGGAAAAGCACTTGTATACGGAGAATCAGATGGTTTCGTAAAACTTGTAGTTGATGAAGAGACAAATGACATTCTTGGTGTTCATATGATTGGACCACATGTAACAGATATGATTTCTGAAGCTGGTCTTGCAAGAGTACTTGATGCAACACCTTGGGAAGTAGCACATACAATTCATCCGCATCCATCATTATCTGAGGCGATTGGTGAAGCAGCACTTGCTGTAGATGGAAGAGCGTTACACGCATAA
- the buk gene encoding butyrate kinase, translated as MSVNRILVINPGSTSTKIGVFDNERPVLEETIRHDVEQIGKYKRIIDQYEFRKETILEVLHSHGINISKLNAVCGRGGLLRPIEGGTYTVNDAMLEDLKNGFSGHHASNLGGILAYEIASGLNIPAFIVDPVVVDEMEPVARISGIAGMERKSIFHALNQKAVARKVAEQLNHKYEDLNLLVTHMGGGITVGAHKKGRVIDVNNGLNGEGPFSPERAGTVPVGQLVEMCFSGEYYRDEMIKKLVGQGGLVSLIGTNDAIKVEQMVEKGDPEATLIYKAMAYQVAKEIGGASAVLHGKIDAIVLTGGLAYSKILVDEIKERVDWIADVIVHPGEDELEALAEGALRVLREEEAPKEYVVREKETVARG; from the coding sequence TTGTCTGTAAATCGAATTCTTGTTATTAACCCAGGTAGTACATCCACAAAAATTGGTGTTTTTGATAATGAAAGACCCGTTCTAGAAGAAACGATTCGTCATGACGTAGAACAGATTGGAAAATATAAGCGAATTATCGACCAATATGAGTTTCGAAAAGAAACGATTTTAGAAGTTCTACATTCTCATGGTATTAACATTTCAAAATTAAACGCTGTTTGTGGACGTGGTGGATTACTTCGTCCAATCGAAGGCGGTACGTATACAGTAAACGATGCGATGTTAGAAGATTTAAAAAATGGCTTTAGCGGTCATCACGCTTCAAACCTTGGAGGCATTTTGGCATATGAAATTGCTTCTGGATTAAACATTCCTGCATTCATTGTAGATCCTGTCGTTGTAGATGAGATGGAGCCGGTTGCTCGTATAAGTGGCATTGCTGGTATGGAACGCAAAAGTATCTTCCATGCATTAAATCAAAAAGCAGTTGCTCGTAAAGTAGCTGAACAGTTAAATCACAAATACGAGGATTTAAATTTATTAGTTACACATATGGGTGGCGGTATTACAGTTGGTGCTCATAAAAAAGGAAGAGTAATCGATGTGAATAACGGTTTAAACGGAGAAGGACCATTTAGTCCAGAGCGCGCTGGTACAGTACCAGTAGGGCAACTAGTAGAAATGTGTTTCTCTGGTGAGTATTACCGTGATGAAATGATTAAAAAACTTGTCGGACAAGGTGGACTTGTAAGTTTAATCGGTACAAATGATGCGATTAAAGTAGAGCAAATGGTTGAAAAAGGTGATCCTGAAGCAACTCTTATTTATAAAGCAATGGCATATCAAGTTGCAAAAGAGATTGGCGGAGCTAGCGCTGTACTTCACGGGAAAATCGATGCAATCGTATTAACTGGTGGACTGGCATACAGTAAAATTCTTGTCGATGAAATTAAAGAACGAGTGGACTGGATTGCAGATGTTATCGTACATCCAGGCGAAGATGAGTTAGAAGCGTTAGCAGAAGGAGCACTTCGTGTATTACGTGAAGAAGAAGCTCCAAAAGAATACGTTGTACGTGAAAAAGAAACGGTAGCTAGGGGTTGA
- the bfmBAA gene encoding 3-methyl-2-oxobutanoate dehydrogenase subunit alpha, with protein sequence MAEVKEKRHEELGLSDEQVLEMFRTMLLARKIDERMWLLNRAGKIPFVISCQGQEAAQVGAAFALDREKDYALPYYRDMGVVLAFGMTAKELMLSAFAKAGDPNSGGRQMPGHFGQKKNRIVTGSSPVTTQVPHAVGIALAGKMEKKDLVTFVTFGEGSSNQGDFHEGANFAGVHKLPVIFMCENNKYAISIPVEKQLACKNVSDRAIGYGMPGYTIDGNDPLAVYKAVKEAADRGRRGEGPTLIETVSYRLTAHSSDDDDRVYRDKEEVEEAKKKDSIITFAAYLKEAGVLTEESEKQMLDEIMHIVNEATEYAENAPYAAPEDALKHVYAE encoded by the coding sequence ATGGCAGAAGTAAAAGAAAAGCGCCATGAAGAGCTTGGCTTAAGTGATGAGCAAGTATTAGAAATGTTCCGTACGATGTTACTTGCACGTAAAATCGACGAACGTATGTGGTTATTAAACCGTGCTGGAAAAATTCCATTCGTAATTTCTTGTCAAGGACAAGAGGCTGCACAAGTTGGAGCGGCGTTCGCTCTTGATAGAGAGAAAGATTATGCATTACCATACTACCGTGATATGGGTGTTGTACTAGCATTTGGTATGACAGCTAAAGAGCTTATGTTGTCTGCTTTCGCAAAAGCTGGAGATCCAAACTCTGGTGGTCGTCAAATGCCTGGTCACTTCGGTCAAAAGAAAAATCGTATTGTTACAGGTTCATCTCCAGTAACAACGCAAGTACCACATGCAGTTGGTATTGCACTAGCTGGAAAAATGGAGAAGAAAGATTTAGTAACGTTCGTTACATTTGGAGAAGGTTCTTCAAACCAAGGTGACTTCCATGAAGGGGCAAACTTTGCTGGTGTACACAAACTACCTGTTATTTTTATGTGTGAAAATAACAAATATGCAATCTCTATTCCGGTTGAAAAACAATTAGCATGTAAAAACGTATCAGATCGTGCAATTGGTTATGGTATGCCTGGATATACAATAGACGGAAACGATCCGCTTGCAGTATATAAAGCTGTAAAAGAAGCAGCAGATCGCGGTCGTCGTGGTGAAGGCCCAACTTTAATTGAAACAGTATCATATCGTTTAACAGCACATTCTAGTGACGATGATGATCGTGTTTATCGTGATAAAGAAGAAGTAGAAGAAGCAAAGAAAAAAGATTCAATTATAACATTCGCGGCTTATTTAAAAGAAGCTGGTGTGTTAACTGAGGAATCGGAAAAACAAATGTTAGACGAAATTATGCATATCGTAAATGAAGCAACAGAATATGCAGAAAATGCTCCGTATGCAGCACCTGAAGATGCATTGAAGCACGTATACGCAGAATAG